A section of the Oreochromis aureus strain Israel breed Guangdong linkage group 22, ZZ_aureus, whole genome shotgun sequence genome encodes:
- the sgo1 gene encoding shugoshin 1 isoform X2: protein MVRERTQKKSFQQSLEDIKVKMKEKRNKRLASASAPSGGRSRMINKTSGSASTHTILIGVQMNNKALAVALQAEKEKVRQANAVILQLKREQQALFLHLLLLKRKLKEQEALAASASETKPSTDAKQNMHSVRRKRASQKLDHIICESSPACADPQLSNKNGNLQCEKQTTLPSTVGVRRQRTDKNRRRSERLQEQRILGEEGPVAGFGSWIPSPIRSDSENLNQMQKLEEPEMADPGFTEELQHSTPEPVPPKKSRQQVARKQTQQQQQLSSKPEQVSRKPERGRKPERAPLKKPWENTKPRTRSKSRDRSATRAKTAPPAQGNKLNTSLGFNDTFDFDCEETVHVTPFRAKAEDNQRITPLSEEAQETGQAQAEASPVISKHSESSSSSPSSESEDSLYVPHKTRQRPGSPNKTKGITTRRGRLSSAVRKMENIPPKPEITVFRDEEASPKTTGSEEAAGCLDQSPDFSCSNSPDPVKMEQDNYQEARGEGMENDCLLPVSPLIEAEMMRIDNVLSNFGDSSGEAPLLLPHQTPKRLKSCKKPYRKFSCGGSSDSRCSTPVPIRKRRCTMAVNYKEPSLHAKLRRGDKFTDVQFLRSPIFKQKSGRRSVQKPRNSRSGHQPFEKYNESFVGCR from the exons ATGGTGAGAGAACGGACCCAGAAGAAGTCCTTCCAGCAAAGTCTGGAGGACATCAAGGTGAAAATGAAGGAGAAGAGGAACAAACGTCTGGCCAGTGCCTCAGCCCCCAGCGGGGGCCGGTCGAGGATGATAAACAAAACAAGTG gaAGTGCCTCCACGCACACCATCCTGATAGGTGTGCAGATGAACAACAAGGCGCTGGCTGTGGCCTTGCAGGCTGAAAAGGAGAAAGTGAGGCAGGCTAATGCAGTGATCCTGCAGCTGAAAAGAGAGCAGCAGGCACTCTTCCTTCACCTGCTTCTGCTCAAGAGAAAGTTGAAAGAGCAGGAGGCTCTGGCAGCGAGCGCTTCAGAG ACTAAACCTTCTACTGATGCCAAGCAAAACATGCATTCAGTTAG GAGAAAGCGGGCCAGCCAGAAACTggaccacatcatctgtgaatCTTCACCAGCTTGTGCAG ATCCTCAGCTCTCTAACAAGAATGGGAATCTTCAGTGTGAAAAACAGACGACCTTGCCATCTACAGTAGGAGTGCGGCGTCAGCGTACAGATAAAAACAGGAGGAGGTCTGAACGTTTGCAAGAACAGAGGATTCTGGGTGAGGAAGGTCCAGTTGCTGGCTTTGGGTCTTGGATCCCAAGTCCTATTCGCAGTGACAGTGAAAATCTCAATCAAATGCAAAAATTAGAAGAACCAGAGATGGCAGATCCAGGTTTCACTGAGGAGTTACAGCACTCTACTCCTGAACCAGTGCCACCCAAAAAAAGCAGACAACAGGTCGCCAGGAAGCAGacccagcaacagcagcagctgtccTCCAAACCAGAACAGGTTTCGCGAAAACCCGAGAGAGGTCGCAAACCAGAGCGTGCCCCATTAAAGAAACCATGGGAGAATACCAAACCCAGAACCAGGTCAAAGAGTCGGGACCGATCAGCCACACGGGCCAAAACGGCACCTCCAGCACAGGGCAATAAACTCAACACTTCACTGGGATTTAATGACACATTTGACTTTGACTGTGAAGAGACCGTCCACGTCACGCCGTTCAGGGCCAAGGCTGAGGACAATCAGCGAATCACACCCTTGAGTGAGGAGGCTCAAGAAACAGGACAGGCCCAGGCTGAAGCTTCACCTGTGATTTCCAAGCACAGTGAATCCAGCTCTTCATCTCCATCTTCTGAATCAGAAGACAGCCTTTATGTTCCTCACAAGACCAGACAGAGACCAGgttctcctaacaagaccaagGGCATCACCACTCGTAGAGGCCGGCTCTCCAGTGCAGTCAGAAAGATGGAAAACATCCCTCCTAAACCAGAGATCACTG tctTCAGAGATGAAGAGGCAAGTCCCAAGACTACAGGCTCTGAAGAGGCAGCAGGTTGCCTCGATCAGTCACCTGATTttagctgttctaacagtcctgACCCTGTAAAGATGGAACAGGATAATTATCAAG AGGCTCGTGGGGAGGGAATGGAGAATGATTGTTTGCTTCCTGTCAGCCCTCTGATTGAAGCTGAGATGATGAGAATAGACAATGTCCTGTCCAATTTTGGAGATTCCTCCGGTGAAGCTCCACTGCTTTTACCCCACCAAACTCCAAAGAGGCTCAAATCATGCAAGAAAC CCTATCGCAAATTTTCCTGTGGAGGCTCGTCTGATTCTCGATGCTCCACCCCCGTTCCTATCCGCAAGCGGCGCTGCACCATGGCGGTCAACTACAAGGAGCCCTCGTTGCACGC GAAACTTCGGCGGGGAGACAAGTTCACAGACGTGCAGTTCCTCCGCTCTCCAATTTTCAAGCAGAAGTCTGGCAGGAGGTCTGTGCAGAAACCAAGGAATTCAAGAAGTGGGCATCAGCCATTTGAAAAGTACAATGAGTCTTTTGTTGGGTGTCGCTGA
- the sgo1 gene encoding shugoshin 1 isoform X1, translated as MVRERTQKKSFQQSLEDIKVKMKEKRNKRLASASAPSGGRSRMINKTSGSASTHTILIGVQMNNKALAVALQAEKEKVRQANAVILQLKREQQALFLHLLLLKRKLKEQEALAASASETKPSTDAKQNMHSVRRKRASQKLDHIICESSPACADPQLSNKNGNLQCEKQTTLPSTVGVRRQRTDKNRRRSERLQEQRILGEEGPVAGFGSWIPSPIRSDSENLNQMQKLEEPEMADPGFTEELQHSTPEPVPPKKSRQQVARKQTQQQQQLSSKPEQVSRKPERGRKPERAPLKKPWENTKPRTRSKSRDRSATRAKTAPPAQGNKLNTSLGFNDTFDFDCEETVHVTPFRAKAEDNQRITPLSEEAQETGQAQAEASPVISKHSESSSSSPSSESEDSLYVPHKTRQRPGSPNKTKGITTRRGRLSSAVRKMENIPPKPEITVFRDEEASPKTTGSEEAAGCLDQSPDFSCSNSPDPVKMEQDNYQEARGEGMENDCLLPVSPLIEAEMMRIDNVLSNFGDSSGEAPLLLPHQTPKRLKSCKKRGLGVRPAGRGLSLCDVTNLSPAAYRKFSCGGSSDSRCSTPVPIRKRRCTMAVNYKEPSLHAKLRRGDKFTDVQFLRSPIFKQKSGRRSVQKPRNSRSGHQPFEKYNESFVGCR; from the exons ATGGTGAGAGAACGGACCCAGAAGAAGTCCTTCCAGCAAAGTCTGGAGGACATCAAGGTGAAAATGAAGGAGAAGAGGAACAAACGTCTGGCCAGTGCCTCAGCCCCCAGCGGGGGCCGGTCGAGGATGATAAACAAAACAAGTG gaAGTGCCTCCACGCACACCATCCTGATAGGTGTGCAGATGAACAACAAGGCGCTGGCTGTGGCCTTGCAGGCTGAAAAGGAGAAAGTGAGGCAGGCTAATGCAGTGATCCTGCAGCTGAAAAGAGAGCAGCAGGCACTCTTCCTTCACCTGCTTCTGCTCAAGAGAAAGTTGAAAGAGCAGGAGGCTCTGGCAGCGAGCGCTTCAGAG ACTAAACCTTCTACTGATGCCAAGCAAAACATGCATTCAGTTAG GAGAAAGCGGGCCAGCCAGAAACTggaccacatcatctgtgaatCTTCACCAGCTTGTGCAG ATCCTCAGCTCTCTAACAAGAATGGGAATCTTCAGTGTGAAAAACAGACGACCTTGCCATCTACAGTAGGAGTGCGGCGTCAGCGTACAGATAAAAACAGGAGGAGGTCTGAACGTTTGCAAGAACAGAGGATTCTGGGTGAGGAAGGTCCAGTTGCTGGCTTTGGGTCTTGGATCCCAAGTCCTATTCGCAGTGACAGTGAAAATCTCAATCAAATGCAAAAATTAGAAGAACCAGAGATGGCAGATCCAGGTTTCACTGAGGAGTTACAGCACTCTACTCCTGAACCAGTGCCACCCAAAAAAAGCAGACAACAGGTCGCCAGGAAGCAGacccagcaacagcagcagctgtccTCCAAACCAGAACAGGTTTCGCGAAAACCCGAGAGAGGTCGCAAACCAGAGCGTGCCCCATTAAAGAAACCATGGGAGAATACCAAACCCAGAACCAGGTCAAAGAGTCGGGACCGATCAGCCACACGGGCCAAAACGGCACCTCCAGCACAGGGCAATAAACTCAACACTTCACTGGGATTTAATGACACATTTGACTTTGACTGTGAAGAGACCGTCCACGTCACGCCGTTCAGGGCCAAGGCTGAGGACAATCAGCGAATCACACCCTTGAGTGAGGAGGCTCAAGAAACAGGACAGGCCCAGGCTGAAGCTTCACCTGTGATTTCCAAGCACAGTGAATCCAGCTCTTCATCTCCATCTTCTGAATCAGAAGACAGCCTTTATGTTCCTCACAAGACCAGACAGAGACCAGgttctcctaacaagaccaagGGCATCACCACTCGTAGAGGCCGGCTCTCCAGTGCAGTCAGAAAGATGGAAAACATCCCTCCTAAACCAGAGATCACTG tctTCAGAGATGAAGAGGCAAGTCCCAAGACTACAGGCTCTGAAGAGGCAGCAGGTTGCCTCGATCAGTCACCTGATTttagctgttctaacagtcctgACCCTGTAAAGATGGAACAGGATAATTATCAAG AGGCTCGTGGGGAGGGAATGGAGAATGATTGTTTGCTTCCTGTCAGCCCTCTGATTGAAGCTGAGATGATGAGAATAGACAATGTCCTGTCCAATTTTGGAGATTCCTCCGGTGAAGCTCCACTGCTTTTACCCCACCAAACTCCAAAGAGGCTCAAATCATGCAAGAAAC GTGGGCTTGGTGTAAGGCCAGCAGGGCGGGGCTTGAGTCTATGTGATGTGACCAATCTGTCCCCTGCAGCCTATCGCAAATTTTCCTGTGGAGGCTCGTCTGATTCTCGATGCTCCACCCCCGTTCCTATCCGCAAGCGGCGCTGCACCATGGCGGTCAACTACAAGGAGCCCTCGTTGCACGC GAAACTTCGGCGGGGAGACAAGTTCACAGACGTGCAGTTCCTCCGCTCTCCAATTTTCAAGCAGAAGTCTGGCAGGAGGTCTGTGCAGAAACCAAGGAATTCAAGAAGTGGGCATCAGCCATTTGAAAAGTACAATGAGTCTTTTGTTGGGTGTCGCTGA